From one Halodesulfovibrio sp. MK-HDV genomic stretch:
- the thiE gene encoding thiamine phosphate synthase has protein sequence MRQGADFSLYLVTDSSRCTMMPLEETVAAAVRGGVTMVQLREKTLETRKFVECARQLRALLAPLEIPLIINDRVDIALAVRADGIHVGQTDMRVQDVRALIGGDAIVGITVETPEQIEEANALDIDYIGISPVFSTPSIPRDVKPWQIPGVRKARSLTTLPIVGFEGITTANAAQVIAAGADGVAVVSAICGALSPKDAAEELRKAAFV, from the coding sequence ATGAGACAGGGTGCAGATTTCTCACTTTATCTGGTAACAGATAGTAGCCGTTGTACAATGATGCCGCTTGAAGAAACCGTGGCTGCTGCGGTGCGTGGTGGTGTAACTATGGTTCAGCTACGTGAAAAGACATTGGAAACAAGAAAATTTGTTGAGTGCGCGCGTCAACTTCGTGCCTTATTGGCTCCGCTTGAAATTCCGCTTATTATTAATGACCGCGTGGATATTGCACTTGCTGTACGTGCAGATGGTATTCATGTGGGACAAACTGATATGCGTGTGCAGGATGTACGTGCATTAATTGGTGGGGATGCCATTGTGGGTATCACTGTAGAGACGCCTGAACAGATTGAAGAAGCAAATGCTCTTGATATCGACTATATTGGTATTTCACCTGTTTTTTCTACACCATCAATCCCGCGCGATGTTAAGCCGTGGCAAATTCCCGGTGTTAGAAAAGCTCGTAGCCTGACTACTCTTCCAATTGTTGGATTTGAAGGAATTACTACTGCAAATGCGGCACAGGTTATTGCTGCCGGTGCAGATGGGGTTGCCGTTGTATCTGCAATTTGTGGTGCGTTATCGCCAAAAGATGCAGCTG